One genomic window of Eggerthella timonensis includes the following:
- a CDS encoding amidohydrolase family protein, giving the protein MLLCAQYILPITSEPFQNGAVLVRDNVIRDIGTAEMLKLRYPDEEVTDFGQAALMPGLVDLHTHLENSVMRGIVHDVPYTTWITSMLEKSAKMDVGDWYDSAILGGLEALSSGITTVADITTTGAACTATQKLGMRSVIYREVGAMDKRRVDYAMRIAENDIMHWREEVDGDRITIGVAPAAMYACHPSVFTKVSEFARREGVPVAMHMAGNREEYNFIKYGSSPFSVHTMDQKRGFVEIPPWLPTGTTPVRYALNWGAFESDNVLAIHCVHVDDKDVQKLKEYDVAVAVCPRCNAQLGMGVAPINEFMRAGLRLGMGTDSPAATDSTDMLTEMRIGMLVQRAVNVGEFLDSATMLEMATIGGARALRLDDKIGSLDIGKLADVVAVDLSGSHQTPTTDPVSAVVNTCSGADILMTMVNGVTLYEKNKWNVGVEVAKNIARVIEIRGKLRL; this is encoded by the coding sequence ATGCTTTTGTGCGCACAATACATTCTTCCCATCACGTCCGAGCCGTTCCAGAACGGCGCGGTGCTGGTCCGCGACAACGTCATTCGCGATATCGGCACGGCCGAGATGCTCAAGCTGCGCTATCCCGACGAAGAGGTGACGGACTTCGGCCAGGCGGCGCTCATGCCGGGCCTCGTCGACCTGCACACGCACCTCGAGAACTCCGTCATGCGCGGCATCGTGCACGACGTGCCGTACACCACCTGGATCACGTCCATGCTGGAAAAGAGCGCCAAGATGGACGTGGGCGACTGGTACGATTCCGCCATCCTCGGCGGCCTCGAGGCGCTGTCGAGCGGCATCACCACCGTCGCCGACATCACCACCACCGGCGCCGCGTGCACGGCCACGCAGAAGCTGGGCATGCGCAGCGTCATCTACCGCGAAGTGGGCGCCATGGACAAGCGCCGCGTCGACTACGCCATGCGCATCGCCGAGAACGACATCATGCACTGGCGCGAAGAGGTCGACGGCGACCGCATCACCATCGGCGTGGCCCCGGCGGCCATGTACGCGTGCCATCCCTCCGTGTTCACGAAGGTGTCGGAATTCGCTCGTCGCGAGGGCGTGCCCGTGGCCATGCACATGGCCGGCAACCGCGAGGAGTACAACTTCATCAAGTACGGATCGTCGCCGTTCTCGGTGCACACGATGGACCAGAAGCGCGGCTTCGTCGAGATCCCGCCGTGGCTGCCCACGGGCACGACGCCCGTGCGCTACGCGCTGAACTGGGGAGCGTTCGAGTCCGACAACGTGCTGGCCATCCACTGCGTGCACGTGGACGACAAGGACGTGCAGAAGCTGAAAGAGTACGACGTGGCCGTGGCCGTGTGCCCGCGTTGCAACGCGCAGCTGGGCATGGGCGTGGCGCCCATCAACGAGTTCATGCGCGCCGGCCTGCGCTTGGGAATGGGCACCGACTCGCCCGCCGCGACCGATTCCACCGACATGCTCACCGAGATGCGCATCGGCATGCTGGTGCAGCGCGCGGTGAACGTGGGCGAGTTCCTGGACTCGGCCACCATGCTGGAGATGGCCACCATCGGCGGCGCCCGCGCGCTCAGGCTGGACGACAAGATCGGCTCGCTCGACATAGGAAAGCTGGCCGACGTCGTCGCCGTGGACCTGTCCGGTTCGCACCAGACGCCCACCACCGACCCGGTGTCGGCCGTCGTGAACACCTGCAGCGGTGCCGACATCCTCATGACGATGGTGAACGGCGTCACGCTGTACGAGAAGAACAAGTGGA
- a CDS encoding helix-turn-helix transcriptional regulator, with protein MLGEKLMKLRKKRGMSQQQVATALGVTRQTVSNWECDQGAPALDKASELARLYGVSLDDLVADDVEVVMADPDRATGEPRDLHVLKRLEGKRCRICYRTSPDVMDIMKSSALPDKARVLNVGDEWLRVEHMLGGGSWFEGGFYFKKQTAVRLIDIDLIDSVLAWPNDDEEEAS; from the coding sequence ATGCTCGGCGAGAAACTGATGAAGCTGCGGAAGAAGCGGGGGATGAGCCAGCAGCAGGTGGCCACCGCGCTGGGCGTGACGCGCCAAACCGTCTCGAATTGGGAATGCGACCAGGGCGCGCCGGCGCTCGACAAGGCGAGCGAGCTTGCGCGGCTGTACGGCGTGAGCCTGGACGACCTTGTGGCCGACGACGTGGAAGTCGTGATGGCCGATCCCGATCGCGCGACCGGGGAACCGCGCGACCTGCACGTGCTCAAGCGCCTCGAAGGAAAGCGCTGCCGCATTTGCTATCGCACTTCCCCTGACGTGATGGACATTATGAAGTCGTCCGCTCTTCCCGATAAGGCACGCGTGCTGAACGTCGGCGACGAGTGGTTGCGTGTCGAGCATATGCTTGGCGGAGGTTCCTGGTTCGAAGGAGGATTCTACTTCAAGAAGCAGACGGCGGTGCGCCTCATCGACATCGACCTGATCGACAGCGTGCTTGCCTGGCCGAACGACGACGAGGAGGAGGCGTCATGA
- a CDS encoding class I SAM-dependent methyltransferase yields MSIDTATGKEAPADISSERVKDIFSSIAKKYERFNAVSSFGAYKAWLAGMMRQAPIGADADVLDIAGGTGDVTFTVARAKHPRHIQCTDLVDEMLDVARMHYADGKAEGVPVDFEVVDAQHIPYDDCSYDAITMAYGIRNMPERDRALSEMFRVLKPGGALVCLEFSTPPNAVWRALYGFYLKHLIPFWGGLITGDREGFVYLSRSIKAFPDQQGLATMMEKAGFEDVTWKNYTGGIAAVHVARKPE; encoded by the coding sequence GTGAGCATCGACACCGCTACCGGCAAGGAAGCGCCCGCGGACATTTCGTCCGAACGCGTGAAAGACATCTTCTCCTCCATCGCCAAGAAATACGAACGCTTCAACGCCGTGTCGAGCTTCGGCGCGTACAAGGCGTGGCTGGCCGGCATGATGCGCCAAGCTCCCATCGGCGCCGACGCGGACGTGCTCGACATCGCGGGCGGCACGGGCGACGTGACGTTCACCGTGGCGCGCGCCAAGCACCCCCGCCATATCCAGTGCACCGACCTCGTGGACGAGATGCTCGACGTGGCGCGCATGCACTACGCGGACGGAAAAGCCGAGGGCGTCCCGGTGGACTTCGAGGTGGTGGACGCGCAGCACATCCCATACGACGACTGCTCGTACGACGCCATCACCATGGCGTACGGCATCCGCAACATGCCCGAGCGCGATCGAGCGCTGTCCGAGATGTTCCGCGTGCTGAAGCCCGGCGGCGCGCTCGTGTGCCTGGAGTTTTCCACGCCTCCGAACGCCGTATGGCGCGCGCTGTACGGTTTCTACCTCAAGCACCTCATCCCCTTCTGGGGCGGACTCATCACGGGCGACCGCGAGGGCTTCGTGTACCTATCGCGCTCCATCAAGGCGTTCCCCGATCAACAGGGGCTGGCGACCATGATGGAGAAAGCCGGGTTCGAGGATGTGACCTGGAAAAACTATACCGGCGGCATCGCTGCCGTGCACGTGGCGAGGAAGCCGGAGTAG
- a CDS encoding HelD family protein, with translation MEHEHTDLATDLADPATDPELAPESDPVFEAEQRHLSETYATLQTMGRDLLAKMERNSKDAAADKLAMVDELSVNLASYADAMETYADFATVNRVIDAYNLAQTVDAEKLTSIQVLLRQPYFAKVVMQLKPGQKPKELYIGTAGISDDAYRRLVVDWRSPVAEVYYNQENGPTSYEANGRTIHVDLKLRRQFDIEADRLNAYFDTSVAIQDAMLLASLTKQRTAQMKAITATIQKEQNLVIRHEDVPTLLVNGIAGSGKTSVLMQRIAYLFYQQRESLDPSEVFLITPNPVFEHYIEGVLPDLGERNPECLTWDEFLQGLMPPDRTGGQAPASLDTLKRIDEACATFTFDQHDFKEIHCHGERLVTVGQILQVAAKFKNIPAGPHLVTLMREELMERLESRLKQLASSEKVLDEIAELTPDEQVDLFRETFDPHDETQVRAMGQQYVDARFAAAQRAVENDDWLRIDRIGMRLLGVENLVPVEWLYLKMALTGLGNPDAKYVMIDEVQDYTVAQLAVLARYFKRAHFLLLGDGNQAIAPGTATFDEVRALFRKARGPLEECRLMTSYRSTPEITQLFASLLSSEERLRISSIQRADTAPVIRAYADRDEYDRALRRTIAEASENDGLTAVIVPQKHQAKQLQKALGDAAPAIIDASATLPARGVVLLPLRLAKGLEFDHVIVPDASARTFPDDPLSRRRLYTTISRATRTITLLAHGEVTPLLANRS, from the coding sequence TTGGAACACGAGCACACAGACCTCGCAACGGACCTCGCAGACCCCGCGACCGATCCCGAGCTCGCGCCCGAATCCGACCCGGTATTCGAAGCGGAGCAGCGCCACCTGAGCGAGACGTACGCCACGCTGCAGACTATGGGCCGCGACCTGCTGGCGAAGATGGAGCGGAACAGCAAGGACGCTGCCGCCGACAAGCTGGCGATGGTGGACGAGCTGTCGGTGAACCTCGCCAGCTACGCCGACGCCATGGAGACTTACGCCGACTTCGCCACGGTGAACCGCGTGATCGACGCGTACAACCTCGCGCAAACTGTCGATGCCGAGAAGCTCACGAGCATCCAGGTGCTGCTCAGACAGCCCTACTTCGCGAAGGTGGTCATGCAGCTCAAGCCCGGCCAAAAGCCCAAGGAGCTCTACATCGGCACGGCCGGCATCTCCGACGACGCGTACCGTCGCCTCGTGGTGGATTGGCGCTCGCCCGTGGCCGAGGTGTACTACAACCAGGAGAACGGCCCCACGTCCTACGAGGCCAACGGCCGCACCATCCACGTGGACCTCAAGCTGCGTCGTCAGTTCGACATCGAGGCCGACCGGCTGAACGCCTACTTCGACACGAGCGTCGCCATCCAGGACGCCATGCTGCTGGCCTCGCTGACGAAGCAGCGCACGGCGCAGATGAAGGCCATCACCGCCACCATCCAGAAAGAGCAGAACCTCGTCATCCGCCACGAGGACGTTCCGACCTTGCTCGTGAACGGCATCGCCGGCAGCGGGAAGACGTCCGTCCTCATGCAGCGCATCGCCTACCTGTTCTACCAGCAGCGCGAAAGCCTCGACCCCAGCGAGGTGTTCCTCATCACGCCGAACCCCGTGTTCGAGCACTACATCGAGGGCGTGCTGCCCGACCTGGGCGAGCGCAATCCCGAATGCCTCACCTGGGACGAGTTCCTGCAAGGCCTCATGCCGCCCGACCGCACCGGCGGCCAGGCGCCGGCATCGCTCGACACGCTCAAGCGCATCGACGAGGCGTGCGCCACGTTCACGTTCGACCAGCACGACTTCAAGGAGATTCACTGCCACGGGGAGCGTCTGGTCACCGTCGGCCAGATCCTCCAGGTGGCGGCGAAGTTCAAGAACATCCCCGCCGGCCCGCACCTCGTCACGCTCATGCGCGAGGAGCTGATGGAGCGCTTGGAGAGCCGCCTCAAGCAGCTGGCTTCGTCGGAGAAGGTGCTCGACGAGATCGCGGAGCTCACCCCCGACGAACAGGTCGACTTGTTCCGCGAGACGTTCGACCCGCACGACGAAACCCAGGTGCGCGCCATGGGGCAGCAGTACGTGGACGCCCGCTTCGCGGCTGCGCAGCGCGCGGTGGAGAACGACGACTGGCTGCGCATCGACCGCATTGGCATGCGCCTGCTGGGTGTGGAGAACCTTGTTCCGGTGGAGTGGCTCTACCTCAAGATGGCGCTCACGGGCCTTGGTAATCCGGATGCGAAGTACGTGATGATCGACGAGGTGCAGGACTACACGGTGGCTCAATTGGCCGTGCTCGCGCGCTACTTCAAACGCGCCCACTTCCTGTTGCTGGGCGACGGGAACCAAGCCATCGCGCCGGGCACGGCCACCTTCGACGAGGTGCGCGCGCTGTTCCGGAAGGCGCGCGGCCCGCTGGAGGAATGCCGCCTCATGACCAGCTACCGCTCAACGCCCGAGATCACGCAGCTGTTCGCCAGCCTGCTCAGCTCCGAGGAGCGCCTGCGCATCTCGTCCATCCAGCGCGCCGACACTGCGCCGGTGATCCGCGCGTACGCCGACCGCGACGAATACGACCGCGCGCTGCGCCGCACCATCGCGGAAGCGTCCGAAAACGACGGGCTGACCGCGGTGATAGTGCCCCAGAAGCACCAGGCCAAGCAGCTGCAGAAAGCGTTGGGCGATGCGGCCCCCGCGATCATCGACGCGTCCGCGACGCTGCCGGCGCGCGGCGTGGTGCTCCTGCCGCTGCGCTTGGCGAAGGGATTGGAGTTCGACCACGTCATCGTTCCCGACGCCAGCGCGCGGACCTTCCCGGACGACCCGTTGTCGCGCCGGCGCCTGTACACCACCATCTCGCGCGCCACGCGCACCATCACGCTGCTCGCACACGGGGAGGTCACGCCTCTGCTCGCCAACCGCTCCTGA